The Pseudodesulfovibrio sp. zrk46 genome contains a region encoding:
- a CDS encoding lysophospholipid acyltransferase family protein gives MKIRIDPLIFTPVVTRLLRWWSKTIRFEVHGDWKRVIEGNAAGDSFVVALWHGELFPVINFGVDWANQFVIVVSQSKDGEFIAQVLEKLGTKTVRGSSSRGGLKALLQSARIMKKENRIAVFTIDGPRGPRHKAKDGAIFMAQRAGAKVVPIRMFPRTRKVFDSWDKFVLPMPFTKCRAYIGEPMKVTEEKLEKDVLARERERLEKRMQVLGSE, from the coding sequence ATGAAAATTCGGATTGATCCACTTATATTCACGCCAGTTGTTACCCGATTGCTTCGCTGGTGGTCCAAGACCATTCGCTTTGAAGTACATGGAGACTGGAAAAGGGTGATTGAGGGTAATGCGGCAGGGGATTCGTTTGTTGTTGCTCTGTGGCATGGCGAACTCTTCCCAGTAATAAATTTTGGAGTTGATTGGGCGAATCAGTTCGTCATTGTGGTGAGTCAGAGCAAGGATGGTGAGTTCATTGCCCAAGTGCTCGAAAAGCTTGGAACCAAGACTGTCCGTGGGTCCAGCAGCAGGGGTGGCCTTAAGGCACTCTTGCAATCTGCTAGGATCATGAAAAAAGAGAATCGAATAGCAGTCTTTACGATAGATGGGCCGCGCGGCCCTCGGCACAAGGCAAAAGATGGTGCTATTTTTATGGCTCAGCGAGCGGGAGCCAAAGTTGTGCCAATCAGAATGTTTCCGAGAACAAGGAAAGTTTTTGATTCTTGGGATAAATTTGTTCTGCCAATGCCTTTTACCAAATGCCGTGCTTATATCGGTGAGCCCATGAAAGTGACTGAAGAGAAATTGGAAAAGGATGTTTTGGCCCGTGAGCGGGAGCGTCTTGAAAAGCGAATGCAGGTGCTTGGATCAGAATAA
- a CDS encoding pseudouridine synthase, with the protein MSQDTTAIRLNKFIAQCGISSRRGADELVFSGKVTINGTVADSPGIKVNPANDVVKVNGRPAKLPGGKGDITLLLHKPIEIVTTAKDPQGRKTVLDMLPSKIKEMRPFPVGRLDFFSEGLLLLTTDGDLCYRLTHPKYHLAKVYAVTIRGTVPERVIKSMRIGMTLEDGTILAPVTVEAKKPIAGTQVLEMTLIQGVNRQIRRMCAENGLTILRLKRIKQGPIDLGKLKRGEWRELSKRELASLKKAVKLD; encoded by the coding sequence ATGTCTCAAGACACCACTGCCATACGCCTCAATAAATTCATCGCCCAATGCGGCATTTCATCCCGCCGCGGAGCCGACGAACTCGTTTTTTCCGGAAAAGTCACCATCAACGGAACCGTGGCCGATTCACCCGGCATCAAGGTTAATCCAGCCAATGATGTGGTCAAGGTCAACGGCAGACCGGCTAAGCTCCCTGGCGGCAAGGGAGACATAACCCTACTTCTTCACAAGCCTATCGAAATCGTAACCACGGCCAAAGACCCTCAGGGACGCAAAACTGTACTCGATATGCTCCCCTCCAAAATTAAAGAAATGCGACCATTTCCTGTTGGCCGTCTCGATTTTTTTTCGGAAGGGCTACTCTTGCTTACCACAGACGGCGATCTCTGCTACCGCCTTACTCATCCCAAATATCACCTCGCAAAAGTTTACGCCGTAACTATTCGCGGCACCGTTCCGGAAAGAGTCATCAAATCGATGCGAATTGGCATGACGCTAGAAGACGGCACCATACTGGCCCCGGTCACGGTGGAGGCAAAGAAACCAATTGCTGGAACACAAGTATTGGAAATGACTTTAATTCAAGGTGTTAATAGACAAATTAGACGTATGTGCGCTGAAAATGGTCTAACTATTTTGAGACTTAAACGAATCAAACAAGGCCCCATCGATTTGGGTAAACTCAAACGGGGAGAATGGCGCGAGCTCTCTAAGAGAGAACTCGCATCATTGAAAAAAGCGGTTAAGTTGGATTAA
- a CDS encoding type II 3-dehydroquinate dehydratase, giving the protein MGKLNVLILNGPNLGHIGKRQPEIYGSQTMDDMPEIIKSLMGNKSKDIVISHFQSNSEGALIDRLENAREDRVDGIVFNAGAFTHTSLAISDSLAWIDIPCVEVHISNIWARTDQPLRQQSIMGGQCIGVIAGFGILSYALAVQAIYERLRGE; this is encoded by the coding sequence GTGGGAAAGCTCAATGTATTGATACTCAATGGCCCAAATCTGGGACATATCGGTAAACGTCAGCCCGAAATATATGGCTCGCAGACAATGGACGATATGCCTGAGATCATTAAAAGTCTTATGGGTAATAAGTCTAAGGATATCGTTATTAGTCATTTCCAGTCTAATAGCGAAGGGGCGTTGATTGATCGATTGGAAAATGCGCGCGAAGATAGGGTTGATGGAATTGTTTTTAATGCTGGAGCATTTACGCATACTAGTCTTGCCATATCTGATAGTCTTGCATGGATCGATATCCCATGCGTTGAGGTGCATATAAGTAATATTTGGGCGCGTACAGATCAGCCTCTTCGCCAACAGTCTATTATGGGCGGACAGTGTATCGGCGTGATTGCTGGTTTTGGAATTCTGAGTTATGCCCTTGCTGTTCAGGCGATCTATGAGCGTCTGCGTGGCGAATAA
- the yihA gene encoding ribosome biogenesis GTP-binding protein YihA/YsxC, whose protein sequence is MLRKRRTLTSHVHQKKNRKRYLHMNRTIELVKTIYEIKQLEDFEEAQIALAGRSNVGKSSLVNRLAGRKKLAKISSKPGKTRSLNYYRVNPDGYFIVDLPGYGYAKCSKTERAKWAKLIEAYIHENQQLKAVAVLLDSRLNPQKIDLELTSYIRSLGIPLIPILTKSDKPKQRERAKVQNQWQDILQQDRAPLCFSSKTGMGEAKLWDIFAEHASL, encoded by the coding sequence ATGTTACGCAAAAGAAGAACATTGACTTCCCACGTTCATCAAAAAAAAAACAGGAAACGGTACCTTCATATGAACCGCACCATCGAATTAGTTAAAACAATATACGAAATCAAGCAACTTGAGGACTTCGAAGAAGCACAAATAGCCCTTGCAGGACGCTCCAACGTTGGAAAATCCTCTTTAGTGAACCGATTAGCAGGACGTAAAAAGCTAGCCAAAATTAGTTCCAAGCCTGGTAAAACCCGCAGTCTAAACTACTACCGCGTCAACCCCGACGGTTATTTCATTGTTGATCTGCCTGGGTATGGATATGCAAAGTGTTCCAAAACAGAACGTGCTAAATGGGCTAAACTCATTGAAGCCTACATTCACGAAAACCAACAGCTTAAGGCCGTAGCAGTTCTCCTCGATTCTCGCCTTAATCCACAAAAAATTGATCTAGAACTGACATCCTACATTCGCAGCTTGGGAATCCCACTCATTCCTATTCTTACCAAATCGGATAAGCCCAAACAGAGAGAGAGAGCCAAGGTTCAAAATCAGTGGCAGGACATCCTCCAACAAGACAGAGCACCGCTTTGCTTTTCAAGTAAAACAGGAATGGGGGAAGCTAAACTCTGGGACATTTTCGCAGAGCACGCCTCCCTATAG
- a CDS encoding outer membrane lipoprotein carrier protein LolA: protein MSRIHIAIIICFFMSFVSSVANSAEATTTDEMPDLIQQRYETLKTFQAGFIQELTNVASGEVDVREGRIWFKQPSQVRWETSKPEKELLVVGPEFAWDYIPDEELAIKYSVATLLDSKTVLRFLSGQANLKEDFIVKTEWAGADEVREKWGKGFTVLQLVPKEAEPGLVLAYIGVEPKSGLLRQVMIVDFYGNGNEVRLSDVELNVELEPDMFSFSPPEGTQVEDNTVGY from the coding sequence ATGTCTAGGATACATATTGCCATTATAATTTGTTTCTTCATGTCGTTTGTCTCAAGTGTAGCAAACTCTGCAGAAGCTACTACCACTGATGAAATGCCTGACTTGATTCAGCAACGATACGAAACTCTGAAGACATTTCAAGCTGGGTTTATTCAAGAGTTGACCAATGTAGCCAGTGGGGAAGTGGATGTCCGTGAAGGGCGTATCTGGTTTAAGCAGCCTTCTCAAGTTCGTTGGGAAACTTCTAAGCCAGAAAAGGAGTTGCTGGTAGTAGGCCCTGAATTTGCTTGGGATTATATCCCTGACGAAGAACTCGCCATTAAGTATAGCGTGGCAACTCTTTTAGATTCAAAAACTGTTCTCCGTTTTCTATCTGGTCAGGCCAACCTCAAGGAAGATTTTATTGTTAAGACCGAGTGGGCGGGGGCTGATGAGGTCCGTGAAAAGTGGGGCAAGGGATTCACTGTTCTCCAACTTGTACCCAAGGAAGCAGAGCCCGGTTTGGTGCTCGCGTACATCGGGGTTGAGCCGAAAAGTGGTTTGTTACGTCAAGTTATGATTGTAGATTTCTACGGAAACGGTAACGAAGTGCGTCTGTCTGATGTGGAGCTGAATGTGGAACTTGAGCCTGATATGTTTAGTTTTTCTCCGCCCGAAGGCACTCAGGTGGAAGACAACACTGTCGGCTATTAA
- the yedF gene encoding sulfurtransferase-like selenium metabolism protein YedF: MTQIQIECQGLPCPQPVIKCKEAIEENMPDIISITVDNEAAKENVTRFLTTQGYDATVSNDGDYFVIKGARGPESNGHCEVCQEMSEAEIAAVGQPKNLIFIASDVIGSGDDELGGKLMYNFLLTLKEMGKDLWRIVMVNGGVKLAVEDAPSLEVLKELEQSGVSILVCGTCLEHFGLTPKRGAGEVTNMLDIVTSFQLATKTIRV; this comes from the coding sequence ATGACGCAAATACAAATTGAATGCCAAGGACTGCCTTGCCCGCAACCTGTCATCAAATGCAAAGAGGCAATTGAAGAGAATATGCCGGACATTATCTCTATTACTGTTGATAATGAGGCTGCAAAAGAGAATGTTACTCGTTTTCTCACCACACAGGGGTACGACGCAACTGTCAGCAATGACGGTGACTATTTTGTAATCAAGGGGGCTCGTGGTCCCGAATCCAATGGACATTGTGAAGTATGTCAAGAGATGAGTGAGGCAGAAATAGCTGCCGTCGGACAGCCAAAGAACCTCATCTTCATCGCCTCAGATGTCATCGGATCCGGCGATGATGAACTAGGCGGCAAGCTCATGTACAATTTTTTGCTAACGCTCAAGGAAATGGGAAAGGACCTGTGGCGAATTGTCATGGTCAACGGCGGTGTTAAACTGGCCGTAGAAGATGCTCCCTCCTTGGAAGTTCTCAAAGAACTCGAACAAAGTGGCGTCTCTATTCTTGTCTGCGGCACCTGCCTTGAGCACTTTGGCTTGACCCCCAAGCGCGGTGCAGGCGAAGTGACCAATATGCTCGACATCGTTACAAGCTTCCAGCTTGCCACTAAGACCATTCGCGTTTAA
- the efp gene encoding elongation factor P, translated as MISTKDFRTGLKIEIDGKPFEIVEFQHFKPGKGGAMMRTKLRQMKTGQVLDKTFRSGEKVKKPDMAVVDQQFIYKDGEDFVFMDLESYEQTNVPAENVGSKGGYIKEGDTVKVLLYNGELIGVDLPANVNLTVAQTDPGVQGDRVSNATKPATMETGLLVQVPLFINEGDVIKVDTRSGEYLGRE; from the coding sequence ATGATTTCTACCAAGGATTTCAGGACCGGACTTAAAATTGAAATTGACGGCAAGCCTTTTGAAATTGTCGAATTTCAACACTTCAAGCCTGGTAAAGGTGGTGCAATGATGCGCACCAAACTGCGCCAGATGAAGACCGGTCAGGTGCTTGATAAAACTTTTCGTTCTGGTGAAAAAGTCAAGAAGCCCGATATGGCTGTCGTAGATCAGCAGTTTATCTACAAGGACGGTGAGGACTTCGTCTTTATGGATTTGGAGAGCTACGAACAGACCAACGTCCCTGCTGAGAATGTCGGATCGAAAGGTGGTTACATCAAGGAAGGAGATACTGTAAAAGTGCTTCTGTATAATGGCGAACTCATCGGTGTAGACCTGCCTGCAAATGTTAACCTGACTGTAGCCCAGACTGATCCAGGCGTGCAGGGTGACCGAGTCTCTAACGCCACAAAGCCTGCCACTATGGAAACCGGACTGCTTGTTCAGGTTCCTCTGTTTATTAACGAGGGTGATGTCATTAAAGTTGACACTCGTAGCGGCGAATACCTTGGTCGAGAATAA
- a CDS encoding DNA translocase FtsK, whose product MAPKKIKSNQPKPKGRGREFLGLFFLFLAAFLFLSLLSFHPKDPSFNQAVTKGWEVQNVVGVAGSYCAGFLVEIFGLGAMIWPFYFLYLSLSRFVSRIRMSKTRWLGFIGLFVAFEAWANHPWVCAVPPDSYGLLGGGFFGQDIISKYTLPYLRPLGAALLWTFVTVVSFQMVVGFTWATIWERIVALWSVWREGAEERSELRRERKEAKAAKKAAREVEKAAKKSHEDDDEGELDLQFVDLGDSEKSKPKPVNRPQKDKSIKPKVQPVGGGSLPSTELLTLPADQKTTQTPEVLQPLADRLKECLNDFNVQGEIQRVVPGPVVTMFEFKPAPGIKVSKIENLTDDIALALKAESVRIEAPIPGKDSVGIEIPNIDRETVFLREVLESKEFTKSGSPLTLALGKDIHGATRVADLAKMPHLLVAGATGAGKSVGINGFLLSLLYKAGPDQVKLLLVDPKRIELAPYAKLPHLVHPVVTEMNLAKSALEWAVFEMDCRYEKMAKLGVRNIEGYNKKLSEYGENIPEDFESFKPMPYLVIIIDELADLMMTAAKDVEQCIVRLAQLARAAGIHMVLATQRPSVDVVTGLIKANFPTRISFFVTSKFDSRTILDAVGAERLLGRGDMLFKPSGGKLKRMHGAYVDETEIAHVVNFWKDAIPQDFDLDFSDWKKDSGGAGGSGPAGNSDDPVYDEAVQFVITQGKASISLLQRRFRIGFNRSARYIEQMEAEGILGPQDGSKPRKVLIKE is encoded by the coding sequence ATGGCACCCAAAAAGATCAAGTCAAACCAACCTAAGCCAAAAGGACGTGGCAGAGAGTTTCTCGGCCTATTTTTCTTGTTTTTGGCGGCATTCTTGTTTTTAAGTCTACTGTCATTTCATCCGAAGGATCCTAGCTTTAATCAAGCGGTCACCAAGGGGTGGGAAGTGCAGAATGTGGTAGGTGTAGCCGGATCTTATTGTGCGGGATTCCTTGTTGAGATATTCGGCTTGGGAGCCATGATCTGGCCTTTCTATTTTCTATATCTTTCGCTGTCCCGGTTCGTTTCTCGTATTCGCATGTCCAAAACTCGTTGGTTGGGATTCATAGGATTATTTGTTGCCTTTGAAGCTTGGGCCAATCATCCATGGGTTTGTGCGGTGCCTCCTGATAGCTACGGTCTTCTCGGAGGAGGATTCTTTGGACAGGATATTATTTCCAAATATACGTTGCCATACCTTCGCCCTTTAGGTGCAGCTCTGCTGTGGACATTCGTAACTGTTGTTTCATTTCAAATGGTAGTGGGTTTTACTTGGGCAACTATTTGGGAACGCATTGTCGCATTGTGGTCGGTTTGGCGTGAAGGGGCAGAAGAACGGAGTGAACTCAGGCGCGAACGAAAAGAAGCAAAAGCGGCCAAGAAGGCAGCCCGTGAAGTTGAGAAGGCAGCAAAGAAATCGCATGAAGATGACGATGAAGGTGAGTTGGACCTTCAATTTGTCGATTTAGGTGACAGTGAAAAAAGCAAGCCGAAACCTGTCAACAGGCCGCAAAAAGACAAATCGATAAAGCCAAAAGTTCAGCCAGTTGGAGGAGGTTCGTTACCAAGTACTGAGTTATTAACTCTTCCCGCAGATCAGAAAACAACCCAGACGCCTGAAGTTTTGCAGCCTTTGGCGGATCGTTTAAAAGAATGTCTCAACGATTTTAACGTACAAGGTGAAATCCAGCGTGTTGTTCCTGGGCCTGTTGTTACAATGTTTGAATTTAAGCCTGCTCCAGGTATTAAGGTTAGTAAAATTGAAAATTTAACTGATGACATAGCTTTGGCTTTGAAGGCTGAGTCAGTTCGTATTGAAGCCCCTATTCCAGGCAAGGATAGTGTGGGGATCGAGATACCAAATATTGATCGTGAAACGGTTTTTCTTCGTGAAGTATTAGAGTCAAAGGAATTTACCAAGAGCGGCTCACCGTTAACTCTGGCTTTAGGTAAGGATATCCATGGCGCTACACGAGTGGCAGATCTTGCCAAAATGCCTCATCTCCTTGTCGCAGGGGCAACTGGCGCAGGTAAATCTGTAGGGATTAACGGTTTTTTGTTGAGCCTTTTATACAAAGCTGGTCCAGATCAAGTAAAGTTGTTGTTAGTTGACCCCAAGCGTATCGAACTAGCCCCATATGCAAAGCTTCCTCATTTAGTACACCCTGTTGTTACTGAGATGAATCTGGCCAAGTCTGCGCTGGAATGGGCTGTGTTCGAAATGGATTGCCGTTATGAGAAGATGGCCAAACTTGGTGTTCGTAATATTGAAGGGTACAATAAGAAACTTTCTGAATATGGTGAGAATATCCCAGAGGACTTTGAGTCCTTTAAACCTATGCCTTATCTTGTAATCATCATTGATGAATTGGCAGATTTGATGATGACAGCAGCCAAAGACGTAGAGCAGTGTATCGTACGTTTGGCGCAGCTTGCTCGTGCAGCGGGTATTCATATGGTTTTGGCGACTCAGCGTCCTAGTGTCGATGTTGTCACAGGTCTTATTAAGGCGAACTTCCCTACTCGTATCTCATTCTTTGTTACATCCAAGTTCGATTCTCGTACCATTCTTGATGCGGTTGGTGCTGAGAGGTTGTTGGGGCGTGGTGACATGCTCTTTAAACCGAGTGGTGGCAAGCTGAAGAGAATGCACGGCGCGTACGTAGATGAGACGGAAATTGCACACGTTGTTAATTTTTGGAAGGATGCCATACCTCAGGATTTCGATCTCGATTTTTCAGATTGGAAAAAAGATTCAGGAGGAGCGGGTGGTTCTGGCCCTGCAGGAAATTCTGATGACCCTGTGTATGATGAAGCGGTACAGTTTGTGATAACTCAGGGTAAGGCTTCCATTTCATTGCTACAACGTCGGTTTCGAATTGGCTTCAACCGTTCTGCGAGATATATTGAACAAATGGAAGCCGAAGGTATTCTCGGTCCTCAGGATGGCAGCAAGCCGCGTAAGGTTTTAATTAAGGAATAA